The Aspergillus fumigatus Af293 chromosome 5, whole genome shotgun sequence nucleotide sequence TTCTCAGTCAGATCCAGCAGCTGTTGTATTGCGTCTGGAGCTGCAGAGTTAACTGTATGGTGTGCGCCCATGGTGCGTGCTGTCTCTAAGCGCGCATCATCCAGGTCGACCATAACAATGAAGGCAGGTTTTATGAGGCAGGCCATGAGGAGGGCAGCCATGCCCACAGGGCCTGCTCCCACAATAACCACTGAGCCTGTCGGACTGATTCCGGCATTACACACACCGCACTCAAAACCTGTTGGCAGGGCGTCTGAAAGCGAAACTGCAGCACATGTATCAACAGAGGAGTCCAAGGGATGGAGCGATAGCGTGGCGTGAGGAACACGGACAAATTCCGCCTGTGTTCCATCGACCTGGTGGCCTAGAGTCCACCCTCCTTGCTGACAGTGTGATTGAATAGATCGCTGGCAAAACCGACACGAGCCGCAAGAGGTCATACAGGAAACAATGACCCGGTCGCCCACCTGAAATCCCTGAACGGCGGATCCTAATGCTTCGATGATCCCGACACCCTCATGGCCCAAGATAAGACCCGGTTTCGCAGTTGGTACATCACCTTTGAGGATATGAAGATCTGTGCCACAGATAGATGCATGTAGCATTCGCACGACTGCGTCAGTAGGCTGTTGTACCGTTGGCTTAGGGCGGTCTAAAACTTCAACAGTCCCATTTTGTGTGTAAACAACGGCCTTCATGTTGAAAGGTGAATGAAATAGACTTTTGGATatgggaagaaatggatcgCAAAATACAGCGAGGTTTGTTGAGAAAAGCAGTTTCACTTATATGTTGAGTTGCATGACACTTGCAGCTTCCCCTCAGGAGTGTTTGTTTAACCTTCTAATGCCCCAGATTCTGCGGAACCGCTGAGCGGGACCGCTGCGACTGGATTCGGGTGGATGGAAGCTGTAATCCTGATAATCCCCATGGCATTTAAACAGAGAAATTGTTGTTACACCTAGATGGAGATGTTCATCGGAAAAGTATAAATGGGCCTAAAATTATATAAGGATTTGAAGCACTGCCGCTTTCCATATGAGCGTTAAGCACAACTCCCAGCCAGCTTGAACAGTCTTCCGCTCTACGACTCCGAAGCCTTACTGTCACGAGCCCGCTGTCGCATAAGTCCATTGGTGAGTAATAAATGGAGTCAAGGCCTGTATCTCATCTCCTAGCACCTCCAGCTGGAACCAGCTGCGTCGTCCACGAAACCCTATATCATGAAGGCTGTTTTTAAAAAAGAAGAGCAATCTCTAAATTTTCTTTATATTCCTGGATGAAATCCAAAGTCAGACATGTAAACACCGCTATACCGGTGATGTTACTTGCTCATGCATATTCCAAGGTTGAATGTATTCATGTTCTTAAAGATGCATGGCGACTTTAGAAGCGTCTCTCTGGGTATCGAATTTATTCCCCAGCAAAGATAGAGAGCGAAACATCTGAAGATGATACTAAGCAGAAACGGCAAGGCACAGAATATGGATCGAGGACAATACAACATATTGTAAAGAACTTAAAGAAAGAGCCTTAAGGGACATTGACAGCTGATGAGATTGCATAAGCCTCCAAATCCAAGTTGAGATGAAATAAGTTCTACCCCACTGTATcaggaaaggaaaggtaGTAAAATCCAAAAGAGGGCTCCCCAAAGGTAAAGAAAGACATGCGAAACAGAAATTTCAATCTCCAGATAGATTAGCCTGGGGCTGTCGTGTCCCTGAGCCAGCGGTCTCAACATCCACCCGGTCAGATTTCCCCATACCGATGGATACCTTCCTCGAGGGCTTTGATCTGGAGGGCCAACACCTTGGAGTAGTATCTTGCCGTTGCTAGATTGCCCCCATGGAAGTAAAATCCTTGGTGGCCACTATCCTGCCACATGGTTCTgatttctccctcttcattATAGCCCCAGACATCAGAAACCTTGTCGGCGACCTTATTGCCCAAAAGCATGCCAGTTTGCGTGCGCATGTTGTCGTATCCAGTGGCGAAGATGATTTCATCGGCTTCCAGCTCAGATCCATCGGCAAACCTCAAGCCATGAGGCAGCACCTCGGCGATCTCCTGGCCTTGTTTCACCTTGATTTTGCCGTCTATGATCATTTGTGAGGCACCAACATCAATGTAGTAGCCACCGCCACGCTGGAAATACTTCATCAGTAGCCCAGAGCCATCAGGGCCATGATCGACCTTGAATCCAGCCCTTTCAAGTCCATCCAGGAGCTCCCGATCATGCTCGACTTCTTTTGAAGTGATGTGAGCTTGAAGCACTTTCAAGACTGGTGTAGGGGTACCGTGCAGTAGAAGGTCTGCATCTTCCACCGGCGGACCATCCTCCTCGTAGAGGCCCTTTAGACCAATCTTAGTGATAGCAGCCGAGGAAACGACACAGGTTGTTGATCTCTGGACCATCGTGATATCATAGCCTTTCTCTTGGTAATCCTGTGCAATGTCGTGGGCTGAGTTACAGGAGCCCACAACAATGGCTTTCTTGCCAGAACCATTTTTCTCTGCGCCAGGAAATTGCGAGGAATGACAGAGACGTTTACCCTGGAAGTTTTCCATACCCGGGATATAGGGCATCTTCATCTTGCCGGAATGTCCTGTGGCTTGGATAATATGGCGCGGGTGGAATGTTCTGACTTGGCAGGTCCCATCGCTTTGCTTTTGAGAGAGCGACACGGTCCAGGTGGTAGTTTGCTCGTCCCATTCGCAGTGAGAGATAGTCGTTCTATTCCAAACATTAAGTTCTAGCATCTTAACATAGCACTCGAAGAATTCGGCCAGCTTGTCCTTGGGCGTGAAAATGGGCCAATGGGCTGGAAATTTCACATAGGGCATATGGTCGTACCACACAGGATCATGCAAGACGAGCTGACGATAGCGAAGACGCCAGTTGTCTCCGACTGACTCATTtttgtcgatgatgagagaATCCACACCTAGCATCTTCAGTCTCGCAGCAGCTGTCAAACCACCCTGTCCGGCACCTGCAGGGCGATGGTCAGCGATGGTCTCCTATTGGCAAGGAGTAAAATCTTACCGATAATAATCACAGTCGGTTCACAGTTGTCAATATAAGCCATCGAATCAGCTCGTCTCTCGGCCCAGTTCTTGCGGTCTGGGTGGTCTCCGTGTTGCGCTCCCTTTGGTCTTCGATGTCCAAGAAGCTCCTCATGGCCCTTCAATTCTTGCAGGGAAGTGAATAAAGTAAATATTTTCCAACCATCATTTTGCATTGCGAGGCGTGCGACTCCGACAGCAGATCCATGAACTGTTTCTGCCTCAAAGAAGAACTGGATGCCCTGGACTTCGCCAGCTCCATCAAGCACCCACGCCTTGGGGGCGCGCACAGAGGAGCTCCGGTCAATTGAAATTCTGCGGAGTCGCATGCCGTCTCTAGACTCAGAGCATCTCTCCAAGTACTTCAAGATAGCCTCATGGCCGTGCACGGTTCGAAGTTGCCAGGATAAGGCTAGGTGGTCACGCCAAAATCCATTGTCTGTAAACAAGCTTGTAACTTTGGGGTAGTTGTGTTGGTCGAGGGCGAGATTGAAAACATCCACTAGGTCGGACGCAACCCGCTCTGGATCGAAGGTGCCGACTTTCGATGGTGCTGGGAGACTTGCTGGTGGGATGTTGAATGAACCCGGCACAGTACGAAGGTGCGAGGGAACACTCTGCTGGACGTCTACTCTGGCCATAGTGAAATACCGGTGGACAATGAATGGATAAGTTTGATGTCAATGATGAtcagaagaagctgaaaTTGGTCATGTTGCAAGAAACATTGTGGAAAGTAGCCTGGTCAAAATATACACATACATCTGGTCTTCCCGCCTACTCGATCGAGCCGATCCATTCCGCCGTGCCGTGTTTgatcctgaagaagcaggagactTTGATCTGCTGTGTGCAAATCCTCGCGCTCCGCAAGTATGGAGAATTCACTGAGGAGTAACTCTGGTGAGGTGGCCATTTTCAGGGATAGAGCGCGGCTCCGACATCTACACTTTTGGCACCCGGCAGTGGTTGCCCTTCATCCAATGAACCCCGGGCCGACGCCAAGATCTTAGAGCTGATTGGAAGCCTTCTGTAACATTGTTTGATTGCCCTATACGACAGTTTGCATATTCTACCCCACTGACTACAAAGAGACATTTAATGCATCCTGTTGCCCGACATGCTTATGCATAGTGGCTTTACAAGTATGCAGAGACTTTCTCTGTCGGAAGCGGGCGGAACCGTCTCTATAACTTTTATCAGTCTACATGAAAGGGATTACGCGTAGGTCAATAATTCACTGCACTGGTTGAGTGGAGGCCGAACTTCCAGAGCTTGGCATTAAATATGAATAGGTAAAGCGCATTCACGCCATGGATTTTACATCGAGGGTCTGCAATATACCCTACACAATGGGCAGGCTGAAGCATCACATCACCTGATATTGTAATACATCGGAGTATATTCATATATACTGAGGGGACCTCTTCCAGCAGGCTGACAGTGAATTCTCTGAGTTCCAAAGCTTCCACAGATACTCTATAATCACACGTTCATTTCGCGCAGTAACCATACCCAATAGCACTCAGTAGAGAGGATTTATGTTTGCAAAGGCGAGGAAATGCCACGCTACACCAATGGCCTCCAACACTTGGGGCGTGGGGAAGCTGTATCCCTATAATTTAATCCTTGAATTGGCCCCGGTGACTAGTCTTGTATAACAAATTCCTATTCTTAAACCACTGCCAGCTACGGAAAGGCTTTTTGTTCCAGCAAGTAGAGCATCTCTAGAAATGGCGATCCGGCCTCATTGGCACGCTGTTTGCAGATGGCTGAATGTGAACCCACTAAGTTTACACATTGGCTTGTTGAATCGTCACAGCTGCCAACCCATCAGGATCTacattctccttctctgtctGCCTGCTCCCTGGGGTCTTGGCATCAATGATCCCATCATGTGATGAGCGGAACCGATCGATGCCAACTTTCAGCGGCAGCGCAGAGCCGACCCTCTGCCATCTATTATTCCGTGTGCCCGGGAATCAGCTAAGAGATGAATTGGCTAAGCGCTTTTTGGCAGAACACATGGTAGTGGGAAACATGAATGCACACCACCCAGTACGGGGAGGAGCTGGCACCAAGGTTCACGATGAAGCCGAACAACTGCTGGAGATCTGTCAGCTGATCCCTCGGTATCGCGAATGTATGAGAATTGCACATTATGGATATAACATGGGATCAAAGGAAGGTCTAGTTTCTGCCAATCTGAAAAGGGTCGGAAGATATGAGTAGTGTGAAGGGGCAAAGTGGCTGGTATTTCCTATGGACGGAGAGAGACTAGTTGCTGAGTTACAGAATAATCAGTAAGGTGCAGGAGATATATATTAGTAGGTCATATAACCTAGAGCGCCCTAGCAGAAACAGAATTGCATGACCAAACTGCAAAAATAGAATCTAACCCTCACAAAACTTGCAGCAGTTTAATTTCGATTTATTAGATATAATACCAGCGCACTGCTAGTTCAACAGTTGACATACTACACCTCCGAGACCCTGCATTTTCTCCAAGATGACCTCGCCACGCGGCTATCCTTTCCACGGACACTTCCCACGCAACCCAACCCGCGCACGGTAGCTGTCGTCAGCGGATGAGGCATGTACGACGTACACGGCAAAACATATGGGTCCCAGGGGTTCTTCGAGGCGGCGCACGCGCTGGGAGTGTCGCTGATCGTCCTCGGCGAGCCGGACCATTGGCTCGCGAGCGAGACTTACTCGCATCTCCACAAGGAGTTCATTGCACTCGACCTCTCTCAACACACGAACCTCCCCAACCGCATCGCAGCGGCCGTCTGTGGCAGAGCGATCGACGGGATTATTGTCACATTCACTGATGAGTACGTCGTGACGACGGCCGAGGCCGCCGAGATTCTGGGGTTGCGGACCGAGCCGGCGCTGGTGATGTGGCAGGCGCACCACAAG carries:
- a CDS encoding zinc-dependent alcohol dehydrogenase family protein — protein: MKAVVYTQNGTVEVLDRPKPTVQQPTDAVVRMLHASICGTDLHILKGDVPTAKPGLILGHEGVGIIEALGSAVQGFQVGDRVIVSCMTSCGSCRFCQRSIQSHCQQGGWTLGHQVDGTQAEFVRVPHATLSLHPLDSSVDTCAAVSLSDALPTGFECGVCNAGISPTGSVVIVGAGPVGMAALLMACLIKPAFIVMVDLDDARLETARTMGAHHTVNSAAPDAIQQLLDLTENKGYDSVIEAVGIPATFEMCQELVAVGGQIANMGVHGVKVNLHMEKLWDRNISIHMSMCNATSTRHLQNLVKKGELDISSLVTHRFPCDQAVAAYDTFKAASKHRALKVAIDF
- a CDS encoding flavin-containing monooxygenase; its protein translation is MARVDVQQSVPSHLRTVPGSFNIPPASLPAPSKVGTFDPERVASDLVDVFNLALDQHNYPKVTSLFTDNGFWRDHLALSWQLRTVHGHEAILKYLERCSESRDGMRLRRISIDRSSSVRAPKAWVLDGAGEVQGIQFFFEAETVHGSAVGVARLAMQNDGWKIFTLFTSLQELKGHEELLGHRRPKGAQHGDHPDRKNWAERRADSMAYIDNCEPTVIIIGAGQGGLTAAARLKMLGVDSLIIDKNESVGDNWRLRYRQLVLHDPVWYDHMPYVKFPAHWPIFTPKDKLAEFFECYVKMLELNVWNRTTISHCEWDEQTTTWTVSLSQKQSDGTCQVRTFHPRHIIQATGHSGKMKMPYIPGMENFQGKRLCHSSQFPGAEKNGSGKKAIVVGSCNSAHDIAQDYQEKGYDITMVQRSTTCVVSSAAITKIGLKGLYEEDGPPVEDADLLLHGTPTPVLKVLQAHITSKEVEHDRELLDGLERAGFKVDHGPDGSGLLMKYFQRGGGYYIDVGASQMIIDGKIKVKQGQEIAEVLPHGLRFADGSELEADEIIFATGYDNMRTQTGMLLGNKVADKVSDVWGYNEEGEIRTMWQDSGHQGFYFHGGNLATARYYSKVLALQIKALEEGIHRYGEI